The Lycorma delicatula isolate Av1 chromosome 2, ASM4794821v1, whole genome shotgun sequence DNA window ACAACATCATTAACAGATAGCATATCCATGATGATATACATTTATTCCTCACCAGTATATCATCCATTAGCAGATTAAGTGAAAAATAAGGCTTAGAAATGATCCTTGATCTTGTCCAATTTCCATCCCAAAACCCTTCACCATACTTGTGCTTCTCAATTTGAGTCATTGTCCACTTGTACATTTCCTTCATAGTCCAAGTTTATATCGCCTAGTCTAAGTTTCATTTGAGCATCAGTGCTAGTGAACAGTTCTCATCCAcgcaaatgaataaataaaagtaacatttataaaataaaatgtgtgtaagaaaaattatgtttttttataactgcTGTGTTAAATTTATAGAATGGCCTACTCTATATTAATTGTCAAATTAGTTTATGTTGAAGTATTCTCACATGCATGTAAACTATTATTAAAGTACAAGTATTATTTACTAtcatgttgttaatttatatctataaaatttttaacaatgaattgtttagaatttatacaagatctatatatttttatttatgtagtttcatagacttttttttaacaaattttagttttttcttgacAGACTTTGATGAAGAATCGTGcaaggtttttaataataagaaaatcagCAAAACAGAAGAACTGgaatttatggaaaattatttaaaacaaacacatggatgtgatttatataatcttaaaaagaGGGAAGATTTAtagtagttttcatttttttattaatgctgattattgttttttgtatttttccatgCAAGACttaatttgttgtatattttgcCTTTTGAATTCATTATGTACATTATTCCATTACAACTGCTTTTGAAGTGTAAGAAGTATTcttttgtaatcttatttttggatctgtaacaatgaaaataaaagtacaaatacaTTGTGTAAGTGCATTATTTAGTTTCTTGTCTGTTTCcgaaaaggtaataataaaattattttacagaaacctgtttatttatatgtatatttgttaacAAAGAGAGTTgtttgtagttttctttttttgtaaagttgtgcataataaaagctattaataaaataatattgtatgtacATTTCACAGCCTTTAATAAAAAGATGATTACACAGATTTAATTGACTTCCATTTTACATATTAAGCAATAGCTATACAAAAACGTTATTGATGTAAATTCAAAAACTAAGACTGTTTACAAAaaccagtaataataaatatctaaaacttgttatccattttgattatcttCAGTATATACTGAGgaatttgtgtataaaaataaaggaagaaaatttacataaatttgtgAAACAATAGAAAACTGAATTGTGATGTTGAATCTAATCTTACCTGCTTTGAAGTAATTATTGGGGCTGTTGATTTATTGAATGAAGTGAGAATTGGAAGAAAAgggttaatataaaatttgttatataaaagtcGTGAGCCTGAATCTTATGCAAGAACCAAAAGATGATTTTTAATACTCTTGTAAAATCTACTCAGACAACAAAAAGACCTCCCTCAGAAAGGAAgtaataatttgtgaaaattaaaaataataatttatctttcaatGTGTAATTATGGGCGAGCTACCTGTCttgtctttataataaattttttccacttCTGCTTTTTGTAAGCTACTTTGATTCTAACCAAGATGTTAGAACTACCCTGATCAGAGACATTACTCTTgtggattattttcttttaatccctTTCATAATCACTTATTCTTGTTTTGATGGGCAAGCCACCTTAATTCGATCTGTCATGCTGCGAAGGCAGCCACTTTACTGGAGCTTAGTGGGTTGTGCCAGTGAATCcacaattcaaaaacaattatttcctaTCCAGATAttacacaaaaacaaaactaatgttcTGCTGATAAAACCAGACCTACTCTCAGTCCAGTTGAGCATAATcttgtaaaattcaattattagttctttatttgcaaattttatttattaatgttttcaaattaacTTACTGTTGATGTATAGTTTAATCCTGCTACTTATTccatttgtatttgttttttttttgtatttataaaatgtaaaactgctggaacaaaaatttatatgaaaccagagttattgattgtttttattatattaactttaatgcTTGCATAGGGTGGGTTTATATGCAAGCATAAGTTcaataaataactacaataatTGCTGTCTTACATGCAGGATATTGCaacattacttaattttcaaaTCCAATTCCAAATAAATGGGGAACCTAATAAAATTTGATCAAGGCTTGTATTGTCAGAGAtgccaattaaattttttgacaatGCCTTTTAGGTCAATTTTTTCTTGGTTGTATTGTTTACCAACAATCCTGttgattatgtattttgtatatttgtcAGTTTTTTATGTAGTTCTTTTCTCAATTGCTAAGATggaccaaaaaattttatttggcaactaGGTGGTGCaactcctcactggcataactgtATGGGATTGGTTTAATGATTTTCCCCAGCCACTGAATTGGTCACCATGGACCTGATTATAGTGCTTGTTCTGTTCGCAGTTAAAGTCACTCGATATGACcatgaaatattttcctttggggttttataaaggatcatGTGTGTGTGTCTGCTATCTGTGATCAACCTGATTTCATGAAGCAGCTGTTTCTTCCATTATTCAAGACTTGCTGGTTTAAGTTCCTTCTATTGGTTGGATGTACTGTGTGATGAAAGCTTCTTACATTGTACTGCAAGTCAAAGTTAAGAAATTAatcctgatattcttttttgtacatctgcattataagataaaacaaacaaatactatattacttaaatttgaaatgcatttcagttattaattatgattttttcttaaattataaattagatttcaattaaagtaaaaaaaaaaaaaatgacacaatTTAAtggatcaaaattaaataaattaaacacatacAAATACTGTGAACTTAGTTCCCCCAGCAGCTGATATAATGTTTTGGGTTGTTTATGATCATACGAGTTCTggtaatacaatatatatatatatatgagaagtcaaaaaaaatacacattcagTGTGTGGTCCACTACACAGATAAGTGACTCTATTGTCTATCAGTGTAGATTGAAGCATGCTAACAAATATATATGGttttcctataaaaaatattagaacacACTTGTCTTAAAATCTTGTAAATCCTCATTATAGATCACTTTGACTACACATATCTTGCGAATCTAACAGAAATGTGCATTTGCCTGACTTAAATTATATAGCCAACTCTGCTCTTGGCTGGAAAATCGTCTAAAAACTgatcatttttaatgagaaatttttcttctttggaGATGTGTCTCTTGCAAGCACAAAATAAAAGATGCATGAATCAGTAATTTCAGACATTTACTTCTTCAGTCAATTTCCTAACTTGATATAAACAAAACACCTacaaattgaaatattcattgtACAATAAGCATATTTAAATTGGGTAATGAAAACAGTTAATGTCCAACTTGCAAAACAGTTttgtccattttattaataaaaagtgcaATTCTgagaatacataaattttttaatctaacttttcataagtaaaataaaaatgctgttCCTTATTTTCCCCAATTTTAGTATTGATGTACTTGAAGAtatgatattcattttattagttGTGTAGTATAAAACTAACTGGACATTGGATTATCCATAATCCACTATAGGCATTATCATGCCAAAACACCAAAGGTGTTTTGGTATGATCTTACCACACATACAAGCACTTGCTGACCACTGGAAttagcaataatattaaatattttaaggatcacattaaataattaatggcaAGCTATTATTGGAACATATAGGTTTAAATCTGTTGTCACTCAAACAGGACCCAAGCAATAGGTCCAAATTTCCCTCAACAagtgtaaaagaaattttgagtCCCATAATAGAATGGCTAGTCAAAAAATGCTTGACTATGAAACCAggtaaaataaatcaattgtGAAATAGCAAAATTCAGAGGGAGAGAAATGtgactcaatatatttttttgcttcttgATAGATATAAGGAAGCGACTTGAGGTTCTTCGTCAGTCTTATTCAGTGGATGAAGGAGATGACCTTACTTTTTTTGTCTTGGGAGAACCTGCCTGAGGTTATATCACTGCTAAATACCCCTGGTGACGTGTTGTTTTTGCAATCACATTCAGTAGTAAACAaccagtcaaaattatttttattccaatacTGTACATGGAAGTAGCCATTCATGATTCACCACAGTCTGGCAAATATAAAAGAGAGAGTTCCATCAATGTAGTGCCTCAGACGATatctcaagaaaaaaagaaaattgctcACCTGTTCTACCACAGCTACCTTGGAGTGGCTCTGCCACTGCATTTTCAACTCTGGTCAGTCACAGGTTAAATGGCTCAAAAGGGCCATTAAAGCTGAAAGACAAAGGATGCAACTTAAGATAATAAAACACCAGTTGCCCCCACTTATTAAACAGTCCTTTTCAGTGTTATAATATCAAAAGTGTTTCTTGTTACTACCAGTTTATTGTATACAAacctgttatttaataaatactgttcCTGCTTCCTTTACTTATTCATCCTAGCAGTTAGTTTTATGTGCTGCTGTTAGGTCCAATGAAAAACTGCTGGACTTTAAGCATTTcatagtgttttatattttaataattttgatatatactcttattacagtaacaataaatttctaatatCAAATCTAGACATTGCTGTTGAACAATCTCTGTTATTAGAATTCAGAAATTACATAGTAGCTACCCTTGTTGGcctaaaataatcataatatgagAATAACAGTCAAgaagaaatgaatataattatctCCCCTTAGCAAAAAACAATGTACCCTTCACTTGAATTATATTTTGGTGCACCGTAGATCAGTTTCAGTACATAAACAATAATGTGAAATGTGTCACAAGACAATGCAACAATACTTATAAACTGTAAGTATGCTCCGGACATTTATAAAGATATACTAATCAGATATTTATTCAAACCACAATTTTGTAATGATAATGAgcacattatgttaaaaaaaagataattaagcaAAGTTAAAGAAATTATAGGTATACAtctgaatttacaaaaaatttagttgaaaatgaatggataaaacttaaataaaccaGGAGAACAGGTATGAATACCAAGGTATGTATCAATATGAATATGGATTAACTTGGAAAGTATATAAACACATAAGATGACTGAAAATTtatcaacacataaataaaattagtaaagtgCAATGTAGCAAAGGAAGATTAGTTGCATTATACagagaacagaaaaataaatgtagcttaaaaagagaattttgagaaataaatttataatgtattattaaattaaaagcagGTGTAAAGAATCTTTGTTACACACAGAAgaaacagtattaataaatagGAATATTCAGGAGAAAAATAATCTAGAACTAGAGAAGGAGAAAAGAATTTAAGAGGAGACTTAGTATATTAGGGTTTGATACAGCTCTGAAAgagttacacaaaataaaatgaattgattGTACTCCATCTGAATTATTATGTTGCCTAGAAGCATGATGAATTAGTATGAAAAATTTATCATTGGAAAAATagcatcagatttaaaaaaaaatatatattccctaGAATATTTTGTAGGCATATAAAATGcttggtaaaaggaatattagTTAAGAGTATGGATTCACAGAGACTATGTTAGGAGCTCCCAACTAGTTATAAGGTCGATTTAAGAAGTGGGCATTTGACaatataactggaaaaaatatattaaaattttaataaaactataaatataggGCAAAATAACAACTGGGTGGTAGTTATGAGTAGATGCCAAAGACAAAGATATACTCTCTCCtatcaattttcataaaagtagTACAAGAGTTGCAGGAAAATCTGAGAGGGCAGTAGGCTAACTATTAAAGGAAGGAAAATAGAAATGTTAGATTTTCTCCATAATGTAGCTTTATCCTGAAAACAGTCCAGAAGTCACTAGGAATTAAACCTGGAATCTTCAGTTTATGTAACTGACTAATAAGTGTTACTGAAAACAAATGACTAGATTGATTGACACGTtatgtaattcttttataaaaataaacacgcATATATAACAGTGAACTTTTTTATTCGGTTTACTACAACACATAGGAacacaattaatatttacaaagtacacaacaaaaaatcaattgcacttaaataaaaaataatagtaatacatgactaacaaattattatttaattaattaattaattacattaaaactgataaccaacaatttttgaaaagtttttttaattttattactaatcatCTTAATCTACAATcagacttcatttatttatttcactcaaaaactaattaacacatacacttttttatcatttaaaaattaatttttataaacagatataattcattaattaaaaaaaagtaatgcataaaaaaataaaataacttgcacacaaataaataaaactattaaaatacaaaaataaattaatatgaacaatatacaaatacattaattaattaggaTTAAAAATCTCtattaactacaattaattacactattaatttataacacaatttaacaatattttcagtatttcataatttaaatctgCATTAAGTAAATGAGGAAGTAACATTCAAACCATGCTTTGTCCACTCTTTCAACTGAGATTATTACTCTGTGCATATTCCTCTGTTATTAGAATTTACATGAGAAATGTTATTTGCTCATACAGTGCTTTATCTTATAATAATTCAATGTAGAACAGTTAAGTTTCAAATAGAATGTGTATTGTCCATAACAAAATTTCACTCGTGTAATGATTTGTCCTAATAACCAGTGGCATAACTTCATTTTCAATCAGCTGATTGTAGATTTCACCACAAACGAAACTGTACCTAATATATTATCCTGTGTTGAACtaaggttatattattttaccttttaaaagtGCATTTATTGAAATGCAATTGTAGTATTTGACATGAGTGATATAGAAGGAAATGTGTACGTGTTAGCGATTAGAATGTTGGAAGCAGAAAGAGGGAAGTTACAGGTGGAAAATGAAAAGGTTTAAAAGAAGAGCCAAGTATTCTGTATCACAGAAAGCTCTAGTCTTTAATGCTTGCAAACATGATAGTAGTAGGACTGCTTGCATGAAATCTCAAAGTATTTCTGTCtaacttcttcaaaaaaaaaaccatataaaataagACAAGATAGTATTATTGATGGGCCCTGGGAATTAACCCAGGGAGGAGTCTCAACTCTGGCAAACGGGAGTGTGCTGTGTAAGTACAGATCAGCAGTATACTTAAAATAAGGATTCATACAAGAGAATCTTCTTAGCCTCTCACACTTCAACTCCAGCACTTAACTTACAATAGGAGCCCCTGTTAAGCCGAGCAACCTGGTGGAAGGTTGGATACCCAATCCCCGCTGGAAACTAGGTCGGTGAGCTGAGTTGTGCTGGGGAATCACCCACCAATCCGCTCTGAAACAAGCGTGGTGATTATGCTTCATATCTTTAAAGTCAGGTATATAAGGTAACATTaaggtaaaatattctggaggcaAAAtcagatctccaggtggggactgcTTTGGTGATACCTAACCATTTCAATGCCAAAATCAGCAACAAAAAGCAGGGAGTTGTTGCTGTTGGCAGTTATGAAATGGGTTAAAGGGGAGAAAGGCTAGTTCAATTTGCTGAAGAAACGCAATTGTATACCATGAACTCCTTCAAGAAACATCCAATTAGAAAATGGACATGGAGAAGCCCAAACAATGTTATAAAGACTGAAATACATTTCATAATTACTAATCAGAAGAATATCATTAAAGATGTGtcagttttaaacaaattcaatactGGCAGTGATCACAGATTGGTCAGGGTGAGGGTTTCGATAGATGTCAAACTCGAAAGACAAAAGCAGTTGgtaaacaaaggaaaaacaataaatatagaaagcTTAAGGGAGAAGAATGAGGAATTCAAGATGGCTCTCCAGGAGAGATTAACTCAGACAACAGAAGAGTTGATGACGGTTGCGGAAGAGATTGGAGGAATGACAGAACGTGGGAAACATAATAGCAAGTTAAGTGTCGAAACCAGAAATTTACTGACAAAGAAGAGTGATGAAGATCGAAAATAACACCAGTAAGATTGAACACTCAGAATTGAGTAAATCAATACGGAAGAAAATCAAAGAAGATATCAGGAAATACAACCGTTGTAAAAGATGACCTAGAAAATAGAAGAAGTTTGAAGAAAGCTAAACAGATGCTCATAGTTGGAAGGAAGCAAATGATAGCGGTGGATGTTGGTAATGAGCGGATAACAGATAGAGatgaaatattgtaattcatACGGAACTTCTATAGCACTGTTTGTTTGTATGAAAAATTAGGAGGAAAGATGGAACTTTCTCAAGAAAAGGATGACATCGAGATACTACAGGCTCTCCTGGGTGAAGTGAGAAATGCAATAAACAGCATGGTGAAGAACAAAGCTACAGGTTATGATGGTCTGTCTATTGATGTGTTAAAGCTCACTGGAGATGAAACAGCAAAACATCTGGCAAAAATCATTACAGTGTGTCTACCAAACGCTAGCATACCACAGAGCTggaataaagcaaaaataattctGCTCCATAAGAAAGGCCACATACATGATATACGGAACTATTGTCCCATCAGTCTGCTATCTGTTATCTATAAGGTTTTCACCAAGATCTTGATGAATCGCGTCAATGATGTTTTGGACAGATCTCAGCCAATAGAACAAGCAGAATTCCGGAGGGGATACAGCACAATAGACCACATCCACAGTATTCGGGAAGTCATTAGTAGAGCCAATGAGTACGAAATGCTGCTGTGTTTAGCCTTTATCAATTTTGGAAAGGCATTCGATTCTGTGAGTCATCTTGCAGTCATGGAAGCTCTAACTAATTAAACAAGGAATAGACCAATGATATGTAAAAATGCTACACAATATCTACGAAACTTCAACAGCATTTTGTCATCATCGGCAAACCAACAAAAGAATTTTCTATCAGAAGGGGAGTTAAACAAGGAGACCCCATATCTCCTAAATTATTCACAGCAGTCCTTGAGATGGGTATGTCCAAAATTGAATGGTATGAAAGAGGTATCAAGGTAAATGGACAGAGACTGAAAAATTTGCAGTTTGCAAATTATATTGTACTTTTGGGCTAAGGATGTTGATGAACTGCAATCGCTTATAGAGAATCTTACAGAAAAATGTGGAGAAGTGGGTCTAAAAATGAATTTGACCACAACAAAAGTAATGTACAACAGATGGGCTGCTGCAGGAGAGATAGCAGTTGACAACATCTTAGAGAATGTGGAAGAATACCTGGAGCAGCTAATAGACATCAGACCTGAAATTTTCCAGAGAATCAGGATGGGCTGGAAATCATTTGGAAGACATTCAACAGTGTTCAAATCTAATATGCCAGCACTGTCTTTTTCAAAGACCGTGTTTGATCAGTGTGTTCTTCCAGTAGTCGCCTACGGATATGAGACCTGAACTTTAAATGAGTCCGTGAAATGAGTTCGGACAGAACAAAGACGCATGGAAAGGTCAATGCTAGGCTACACAAGGAGGGACCGGAAAAGAGCGGAAGACATAAGAGCCATAACAAGAGTGCATGACATAATGGAAACAGTGAAAGCCTTGAAATGGCAATAGGCAGGGCATATCGCGAGAAGATGTGATGTAAAGGCGGTTCTTGAGTGGAGTCCGACAAAGACCAAGAGGCAGGCCACCAGACTGATGGGATAGAGGCATTAGAAGGGTGGCTGGAACCAACTGGCCGAGGATGATGCAGGACAGACAAGCATGGCGAGACAAGTAAGGCTTACCTGTCGAACTAGACTTGAAGAGGCTACatcttgtaaaagattgaaacagctgtataataaataaatattattgagacATTGGTCACCACTTGTTCAGTTGAATGACGTAGGCCTAGGTCAATCACTAAAAACAAGACTCAAAAACCTGCTGGAGAACGATTacaatgcaaattattttttacctacttTTTAATTTGGCAAAGTTCCAGTCTGCAAGAAATGTTTTCTTTCAGCCACTGGTCATaccaagttaaaaaatattgttacaacaGTTAATTCTGGTAACccaattaaagagaaaaaaggggGCGATACAAAAAGCCAccttattttcacaaaaaaagttaGAAGTGAAGAAGTTTATCAAACTTCTAAGAGGGACAGAGTTGCACTATAATAcgaaaaaatccaaaagaatctATTTAAGCTgtgatttttctataaaaaaaacagtgCGATATGTATAATGATGTACATCTGTGGAAATGAAAATAAGTGGGCCTaagtttagaaaaatgtttaatcaagAATTCAATGTAGGCTTCAGGTATCCAGCTTCCAACACATGTAGTACATATTGTTTgcttacacaaaaaataaaaaaatggacaaCCTGGGTCTGTAGAAAAAGtgacataagtaaaaaaaaaaatccacactCGGAGAGCCCGAGCTTTTTATAATCATTTGAAAGCACATGTAGAAGATTCTAATTCTAACTATCCTTGCTTTGGTCTACAGTAGATCCAGCCATTACCAAAGACTCTTATATCAAGAAGCTTTCTATGCAAGGCagtcaaatttatataatttatgtataactgATCTCAATACAATAAGTccgtatttctttttttgttaagacCAAGCTGGCAAAAAGGCAGCCAAGAAATTTCTTCTGGTTTGCTAAAACACTTGTCATCACTTGACTTTGAAGGGAAAAGTGTTCTATGTCTCTTTTGTGATTGTTgtacatcacaaaataaaaacaacatagttTTAAGAAGCATAGTACAATTCCTGCAAAGTGTTAAAATGtggattataaaaattgttttgtaattccCAGTGCAAGGCCATTGCTTTCTCTCTGCTGACAGAGTTTTTGCAGGGCAGAAAAGATCttacaaaaaaaaccaataatcttGACCTAGAAGAGCATTTTGAATGCTACAGAACAATTTGATAtgcaatcaaacattttttattcaaagcaATGAGGAACTATACATCTGAAGAACACCGTTTCATACaggaaacattaattttaataaaattcagctaGAAAATGTCTTGGTCATGCTATCACTAATGAGAAGAAAAATGATGCCAACAGactactaataaaaatgtttgattaaaattggGCTGGTGAGGAACCTACTGACAGAACGATTTTAGTGGTCAAGGAAATAAGTTTTGGTCATCCAAAACTGAATTTTGTCctaatgcatttaatttattcataacatGCTTTGtccatttgtttaatttaaaacgtgttttgaggaatttattttattattttctcagatTTCTTTTGCAGTACTATTTTAATATGGcagttaaataaatctaaacattaTCTTAAAACAACTGGTCATATTTTATAACATCAACAAACTattctacttaaaaatgtttttagtgaaTGCTGTAAAGTACATTTACCGAGACAAAAACACTTTTTGAATATTAcctcctaaaataaaaaatatttagaattaaatttactgaagCGGTTGATTAACtattatgttattttagaaaGTAACAACTGTTCAGTTACCTAACCATAACATGAAAACATTACACATTAGAAAACACAAGTTGGGTACAACCGATCTCAGGGCTAATCaacataaaaactaataactaCTTAAGACTatgaattaacaatataattatagatttttaaaatcttttattttgaacacatctaataatattcttattttgtaaaatatgtcttCTATATAAAAGATATACTGGAGTCATCCAATAATTTAAGACACAAATTAATTGTACAATACTTTCAAAATCATTAGTTGACATCCCTGtcatcaacataaattttcttcaaaaatgcaCCTTTGAACATATACAAGGAGTAAAAATATGAGATTTATTCCTGGATGCTTAAGCAGTAGAA harbors:
- the LOC142319928 gene encoding uncharacterized protein LOC142319928, which gives rise to MNSFKKHPIRKWTWRSPNNVIKTEIHFIITNQKNIIKDVSVLNKFNTGSDHRLVRVRVSIDVKLERQKQLVNKGKTINIESLREKNEEFKMALQERLTQTTEELMTVAEEIGGMTERGKHNSKLSVETRNLLTKKSDEDRK